Below is a genomic region from Rhodohalobacter mucosus.
CAATCCCCAATTAAAATTTGATGCATTTCTGTTCAAGAGATTAATTGACGGAAAACCGATCATTTTTGCAAGGATTTTAGTTTCGAGGAGTTGTTTATTGTCTGTTGTTGGTGGTTGGTGGTGAATTGCGGGTTGTCGGGGCCTGCGTTCGCAGGCTTCCTGCCAATTTATTTACGGCGCGGGAATGGATATGCTCTGCCCGTTAACCTCATGCTCCACTTCTCCCCGTCTCACTTCTCACTTCAGCCTTCCGCCTGCTCCTCGTAGCGTTCTTGAACTATGAAGCATTCACGAAGTAACTGGCGTAGTGGAGCCTTCCGCCCTTAAACCGCTCCCTGAACGGAAGCCTTCACTTTTGAAAAGGAGATTGGTTTGCTGAAGCAATGTGTAAAGCCAGATGGCTCCCTTTGCAGGCTGCCGGTCCGGGATGAAGACAATCGGCGGCGGCTTCTGCGCTCACGGCTTCCGGGAGTAAGGCCGATGATGACCGGATTGTAGATTTTTCGGATCTGTTGTGCAATTGAAAAACCGTCGGGGGTGTATTTGAGCGGATTATCGAGCCAGATAATATCGGGGCGCACCTCAGCGATCTTACTGAGCACTTCCTGTCCAAAGGAAGCGGCGCCAACCAGATCCTGTCCAAGCTGATAAATCAACATCTCAAGCAGCAGC
It encodes:
- a CDS encoding response regulator translates to MRRQTAFIIRDESSQSVMHDQALLLEMLIYQLGQDLVGAASFGQEVLSKIAEVRPDIIWLDNPLKYTPDGFSIAQQIRKIYNPVIIGLTPGSRERRSRRRLSSSRTGSLQREPSGFTHCFSKPISFSKVKASVQGAV